Within the bacterium genome, the region CGTCGCGCTCTGCATCTGGATGGTGAAGGTCTGGTTCTGGCCCGCCGCCAGGCTGTAGCCGGCCTCGGAGACGATGCTGTAGGCCGGGCAATCCTCCACGACCATGCCGGCCAGCAGGCCGCCCCCCATGTTGGTGATGGTGAAGGTCCGCGTCACGGGCACGCCGGGGGCCACCGCGCCGAAGTCCAGGGCGAGGGGCTCCACCAGGCAAGCGGGCGCCAGTTCCACGGCGGCTGTGCAGGCCACGTCGGCGCAGGCTCCGCCCGTGTCCAGGAGGCAGGGATAGGGCCCCGGCTGGGCGGGGGCGGTGAAGAGCAGCTCGACCTCCTGGCTCTCCCCGGCGGCCAGGCTGTAGGCGGCGCCCGCCGTGATGGTGTAGGACGGGCAGGGTGAGGTGACGGTCCCCGCCAGCAGACCGCCGCCCGTGTTGGCAAGGGTGAAGCTCCGCGCCACGGGCGTGCCAGGCAGGACGGTGCCGAAATCGAGGGCGGCAGGATCGACCAGACAGGCCGGCAGTGGATCCGACACGCCCAGGCAGGTCAGGTCGAGGCAGCCGGCGCCCGTGTCCAGCAGGCAGGGATAGGAGGCCGGGGTCGCCGGAGCCGTGAACAACACATCCACGACCTGGCTCTGGCCGGCGCCGAGGCTGTATTCGCCGCCCGCCACAACCGAGTAGGGTGGGCAGGGCGAGGCGACACTTCCCGCCAGGACGCCATAGCCCTCGTTGGTGATGGTGAAGGCGAGCGCCACCGGCGTTCCCGGCGGCACGGTGCCGAAGTCCAGGGTGTCGGGCTCGATGGCGCAGACGGGGATGGGCGCCACCACCGTGGCGAGGCAGGGCAGGATGGTGTTGGGACAGGTGGTGCCGATGACGGGGCAGGGATAGTAGCCCGGCGTGTCGCTCTGGAAGCGCACGGTGACGTCCTGGCTTTCACCGGCGGCCAGGGAGTAGCTCTCCCCGGCGACGATGGAGTACTGGGCGCAGCCTTCCTGGAAAATGCCGGCCAGGATGCCGCCGCCGCTGTTGGTGACGACGAAGTCCAACTCGGCCACATCCCCCGGCTCCAGGATGCCGAACTGGAGCACGGGAGGGTCGATTGAACAGGAGGGCGGCAGTTCCACCTGGCCGATGCACACCACTCCCGGGCAGTCGCCCCCCGTGTCCAGCGTGCAGACATGCTCCCCGAACACACTGGAGAGGAAGCGGACGACGACCTCCTGGCTCTCCTCCGCCGCCAGGCTGTAGGAGGCGCCGGAGAGGACGGTGAAGGCTGGGCAGTCCGAGCTGACAACGCCCTCAAGGACGCCGCCCCCAGCGTTGGTGACCGTGAGCGTGCGCAGCACGGGCGTGCCCGCCTGCACGGCGCCGAAATCCAGGCTGGTCGGCGAGACCTGGCAGATGGGCACGACGGCCACTTCCGCCGTCAGCCACAGGCCTTCGCAGGGACCGCCCACGTCCAGCCAGCACTGGACCGAACCGGGCGCCTGGCCCAGGAACTCCCCGCTCACCACCTGGCTCTGGCCGGCGCCCAGGCTGTAGACAAGGCCATCCGACAGGACGACGGTGGCGCAGTCCTCGCTCACGGTACCGGCCAGGATGCCGCTGCCCACGTTGGTGATGGTGAAACTGAAGGGAGTCGGCACGCCCGGCAGCACCAGGCCCAGATCCAACTCGTCGTCGCTCAGCGCGCAGTCCGGTTCGCCGCAGGCCGGGTCATCGGGCCAGCAGGAACAGAGGTCGTAGGGGGCATTGTCGGGCGCCACCGATCCGTTGAAGGCCCAGTCGATGGGGAAGTTGGGGCCCGCGCTGTAGAGCACGGAGAAGTTCAGGGGCGTCCACACCTTCGAGCACGAGCCAGCTGTCATGCTCACCGTCGTCACCACCGGGACTGGGGGCGGGGCAGCGTCGTAGTCGAATATCAGGTGGTAGGCCAGCGGAAAGCCGTCGGGACCCACGATGCGGGTGGCCGGACGAGCCACATTGTCCATGGTGTTCATCACTGCGGCAAAGGGGCCGTTGTTCGGATCAAGCGGGCCGGCGAACGAGTCCACATATCCGTCATGTCCGGTGGGAAAAAGGGTGGCGGGAACGTCGATCTGCAGAACAGCATGGGCAGTGGCGGCGACCAGACCCGCGGCACAGGCAAGCATCAGCAAATGTTTCATGACCGGCTCCGTGGGAGTTGGGTGGGTGGCACAGCGGATGTGCTCGAAAGCGCGGGCAAGATACAGCGGAACTTGAAGGGGTACAAGCGGAAAGCCATGCCCGCGCAAATCATCGGACAACAGCCGGTGCGGATTCCATCGCTTGACCGTGTCTCCCAGCGCCAGGAAGGAGCTGCTCATGCGGCTGCTGCGCCTGGACGGGGAGTGGACTTGGAACGAAGCGGAGACCAAGTCGTGCCACGGATGGACAACCATCAGATCGATGACTTCTGATCGCGCATGCAACGCGTCATGAGGAGGAGGTCATGGGAAGTGGCCCAATCCTGGATTGCTCATCCGTGTGCACGTGTGATGAAGGGCTCGGCGATCCTCCTTCACCCCATTCCCAGCCTTGCCAGCCGCCCTCTGACCAGGGATCGCAGACGCTCTCCCAGCTCCCGTGGCACAAAGCTCCTTTCGATGCGCTGCTCCCAGCGTGGCAGCGAGCGGGCAATGCGCATGAAGAGGTTCGCGATGACCTTTTCCTCCATGCCGGCGCCCCGCATGGCGGCCTCGAAATCCGCGCGCTGCAGCTTGCGCTTCTTGCCGTTGAGAGTCAGCGCCAGCTCCTCGGGATCTTCTTCCAGCACCAGGCTCGTCGCCACCAGATCATAGGCCGGGCTCAGCACAGTTCCGCGCACCACATCCTTGATCAGAGAGAAGTTCTTCAGGTGCATGTCGCTGTTGCCCGTGAAAAAGCAGAACAGGACCCGCTCGTAAAAGGCGATCACATCCAGCAGGGGCGCCGCAGAGTGACGCAGGATCAGTCTGGCCACCTGCTCGTGCGAGCCGCGATACTTGGCTTCCGTCGGCTTGCCGCTCAGTTGGCACATGTCCTCCATGTGAACCATGCGCTGCCCATCGCGGTCGATCCTCTTCGTCAGGTAAGCCAGTTCGCCGGAAGCGAGGCGCACCAGGCCGTGGGGCACGGTGGCGATTCGAGCATCCCCGGCCAGATGCATGCAGAGGTCTTCCAGCTCCGGCAGGTAGGGATAGGCATTGCCGGGAGGCTTCAGGATATAGCCGCCGGGCGTGTCCACCAGCGTCAGGCGATCAGGGGTGCGAGGTGCCGTGCCATGGCTCAGCCCCAGGGAGAGCTTGGCCTGCACGCCGGGCACCGTGATCCGAGCCAGCACCACTTGCAGGGCCAGCCTGGTGATGTCATCCCTC harbors:
- a CDS encoding choice-of-anchor D domain-containing protein — translated: MKHLLMLACAAGLVAATAHAVLQIDVPATLFPTGHDGYVDSFAGPLDPNNGPFAAVMNTMDNVARPATRIVGPDGFPLAYHLIFDYDAAPPPVPVVTTVSMTAGSCSKVWTPLNFSVLYSAGPNFPIDWAFNGSVAPDNAPYDLCSCWPDDPACGEPDCALSDDELDLGLVLPGVPTPFSFTITNVGSGILAGTVSEDCATVVLSDGLVYSLGAGQSQVVSGEFLGQAPGSVQCWLDVGGPCEGLWLTAEVAVVPICQVSPTSLDFGAVQAGTPVLRTLTVTNAGGGVLEGVVSSDCPAFTVLSGASYSLAAEESQEVVVRFLSSVFGEHVCTLDTGGDCPGVVCIGQVELPPSCSIDPPVLQFGILEPGDVAELDFVVTNSGGGILAGIFQEGCAQYSIVAGESYSLAAGESQDVTVRFQSDTPGYYPCPVIGTTCPNTILPCLATVVAPIPVCAIEPDTLDFGTVPPGTPVALAFTITNEGYGVLAGSVASPCPPYSVVAGGEYSLGAGQSQVVDVLFTAPATPASYPCLLDTGAGCLDLTCLGVSDPLPACLVDPAALDFGTVLPGTPVARSFTLANTGGGLLAGTVTSPCPSYTITAGAAYSLAAGESQEVELLFTAPAQPGPYPCLLDTGGACADVACTAAVELAPACLVEPLALDFGAVAPGVPVTRTFTITNMGGGLLAGMVVEDCPAYSIVSEAGYSLAAGQNQTFTIQMQSATVGTHLCQVGTGEGCGPVACAGMVELPPACEVSVAELDFGRVLPGTALLRSFTITNTGGGTLSGSVVDACEHFSVVSGGAYNLAGGQSQTVELRFLSNTAGDYQCQLDPGGGCPPLALGGSAMWLDIVTGEASACGPVDNLGHLPGSLTGFAPEWAIGSIGLLMANDGSLTVAVSIHVNGVQVWSGPTNSSSWLSSEAAGFDLSDWFDENIQLHLEVSDGVSVWNAGGELCLWDLSFLDLTNSLRPTAFLLHEPMPNPFNPATRLRLDLPAADVVRLAVLDLQGRQVALLADQALPAGSHDFIWRPRHSASGTYFIAVECRQGVQVRKVLFLK
- a CDS encoding HipA domain-containing protein, with amino-acid sequence MTERRCLLCYESLGDKDSEMHPACARRLFGSPEAPRVDCTRDDITRLALQVVLARITVPGVQAKLSLGLSHGTAPRTPDRLTLVDTPGGYILKPPGNAYPYLPELEDLCMHLAGDARIATVPHGLVRLASGELAYLTKRIDRDGQRMVHMEDMCQLSGKPTEAKYRGSHEQVARLILRHSAAPLLDVIAFYERVLFCFFTGNSDMHLKNFSLIKDVVRGTVLSPAYDLVATSLVLEEDPEELALTLNGKKRKLQRADFEAAMRGAGMEEKVIANLFMRIARSLPRWEQRIERSFVPRELGERLRSLVRGRLARLGMG